In a genomic window of Pelotomaculum thermopropionicum SI:
- the MurE gene encoding UDP-N-acetylmuramyl tripeptide synthase yields the protein MLFRELLEAVEADAAGGDLNAVVEGIAYDSRQVRPRFLFVAIKGFRADGHEYIGEALERGALAVVMERRVELPPGVAWALVPDARRALALLSARFYGNPSFKMKLIGVTGTNGKTTTTSLIADILAGAGCRVGLIGTVNNRIGDRVLPVKHTTPESADLQQLLHEMVIEKVDACVMEVSSHALALHRVDGSEFDLAVFTNLTQDHLDFHRDMEDYLESKLKLFKWLGRPGHKREAGIAVINADDPHAGQFIRAAGGTVYTYGIKNAADVRAESISIGARGACFGVAGKWGRLRLDLRITGLFNVYNALAAFTASAAMGVPAEEIKEALEKARGAPGRFEMVDSGQDFAVVVDYAHTPDGLENILKTARKITEGRLITVFGCGGDRDRTKRPLMGGIAARYSDFAIITSDNPRTEDPLKIIKEIEEGMKTAGWERYVTEPDRRKAIRLAVEMARRGDVVVIAGKGHEDYQIIGTRKIPFNDRREAAAALKELKKAEN from the coding sequence TTGCTTTTCAGGGAACTGCTCGAAGCGGTAGAGGCAGATGCTGCCGGCGGCGACCTTAATGCTGTTGTTGAGGGTATTGCCTATGATTCGCGCCAGGTAAGGCCCCGTTTTTTATTTGTAGCAATCAAGGGGTTTAGGGCTGATGGGCACGAATACATCGGCGAGGCCCTGGAGCGGGGCGCCTTGGCGGTGGTAATGGAAAGAAGGGTTGAGCTTCCGCCCGGGGTGGCGTGGGCACTGGTGCCGGATGCGAGGCGCGCCCTGGCGCTCCTTTCTGCCCGTTTTTACGGCAATCCTTCTTTTAAAATGAAGTTAATCGGCGTTACCGGAACCAACGGCAAAACGACCACAACCAGCCTTATTGCTGACATCCTTGCCGGTGCAGGCTGCAGGGTGGGGCTGATAGGGACTGTCAACAACAGAATTGGCGACAGGGTTCTTCCGGTAAAGCATACAACTCCTGAATCGGCCGACCTGCAGCAGCTCCTGCATGAGATGGTCATTGAAAAGGTCGATGCCTGTGTGATGGAGGTTTCATCTCATGCCCTGGCGCTGCACCGGGTCGACGGGAGCGAGTTTGATCTTGCCGTGTTTACCAACCTGACCCAGGATCATCTTGATTTTCACCGGGACATGGAGGATTACCTGGAGTCGAAATTGAAACTGTTTAAATGGCTGGGCCGGCCCGGGCATAAAAGGGAGGCCGGGATTGCTGTGATAAATGCCGACGATCCTCACGCCGGGCAGTTTATCCGGGCGGCCGGCGGTACCGTCTATACCTACGGTATAAAAAATGCTGCCGATGTGCGGGCGGAGAGCATAAGCATAGGTGCCAGGGGTGCCTGTTTTGGCGTGGCAGGGAAGTGGGGACGCCTCAGGCTGGACCTCAGGATTACCGGCTTGTTTAACGTTTACAACGCCCTGGCCGCCTTTACTGCTTCGGCGGCCATGGGGGTGCCGGCGGAGGAAATAAAAGAAGCCCTGGAAAAGGCCAGAGGGGCGCCAGGGCGCTTTGAAATGGTAGATTCCGGCCAGGACTTTGCCGTGGTTGTGGACTACGCCCATACGCCGGACGGGCTGGAAAACATATTGAAGACCGCCAGGAAAATAACGGAAGGGCGGCTGATCACGGTGTTCGGCTGCGGTGGCGACCGCGACCGGACCAAACGGCCTCTTATGGGCGGGATAGCCGCCAGATACAGCGACTTCGCGATCATTACATCCGATAACCCGCGCACCGAAGACCCCTTAAAGATTATAAAAGAAATTGAAGAAGGAATGAAAACTGCAGGGTGGGAAAGATACGTAACAGAACCCGACCGGCGGAAGGCAATCCGCCTGGCGGTAGAAATGGCCCGCCGGGGAGATGTGGTGGTGATTGCGGGCAAGGGGCATGAGGATTATCAGATTATCGGCACCCGGAAAATCCCCTTCAACGACCGCCGGGAAGCGGCAGCGGCGCTAAAGGAGTTAAAAAAGGCGGAAAATTAG
- the FtsI gene encoding cell division protein FtsI/penicillin-binding protein 2 (with 2x PASTA domain) yields MRAEAQEVRMRDVPVEARRGTIYDRNGNELVASVSVDSAYAFPPQIKDKRDAANKIADVLGMDREDVYNRLNQNVGFVWLKRRIDYESAQRLKALNLSGVELVEESRRFYRQGSLAAHVLGFAGDDNQGLTGIESVYDRELRGIPGRIVIEKDAVGRNIPEALHKFIPPVPGNNLVLTIDQTIQYFVERELDKIMDVHHPKLAVIIVMNPKTGEILAMGNRPTFNPGEWMKYPQSIWDHNPSIWYNYEPGSTFKIITAAAALEEGAVRPGDTFYDPGYIKVADRFIRCWYDGGHGSQTFAEVAQNSCNPGFIMVGLRLGKEKFYKYINAFGFGQRTNISLPGEEVGIQIPQEEATELNIATMSIGQSIAVTPIQLITAASAVANGGVLLKPSLVKAITDAEGKVLKEFKPEPVRQVLSKNTARTLMELLTDVVLKGTGRNAFVDGYGAAGKTGTAQVVDAGGYAEGKYVASFVGFAPADDPQVAALVMVAEPSGPVYFGSQVAAPAFKAIVQDTLRYLKVPERPGLEKPASPFVIEEPKARLIVPNVAGYPAEEGINVLKKAGLAVQTRGQGSIICGQVPKGGVEVLSGTTVILDLESPSAESGEVTVPDLKNLTIKEAGSILEKLGLGLNPVGTGLAVSQQAAPGSKVPKGTVITVEFQPPAEQTLRD; encoded by the coding sequence TTGAGGGCGGAAGCACAGGAGGTCCGGATGCGGGATGTGCCGGTTGAAGCCAGGCGGGGAACCATTTACGACCGCAATGGGAACGAACTGGTTGCCAGCGTGAGCGTCGATTCGGCCTATGCCTTCCCGCCCCAGATTAAAGATAAACGCGATGCTGCAAACAAAATAGCGGATGTCCTGGGTATGGACAGAGAGGATGTGTATAACAGGCTGAATCAAAATGTGGGCTTTGTCTGGCTGAAAAGGCGCATAGACTATGAGTCTGCCCAGAGGCTGAAGGCCCTCAACCTGAGCGGTGTCGAACTGGTGGAGGAGAGCAGGCGTTTTTACCGGCAGGGAAGCCTTGCCGCCCATGTGCTTGGTTTTGCCGGGGATGACAACCAGGGGCTGACCGGAATCGAAAGCGTATATGACAGAGAATTAAGAGGCATACCGGGCAGGATAGTTATAGAAAAGGACGCCGTTGGCAGGAATATTCCCGAAGCCCTGCATAAATTCATTCCGCCCGTTCCCGGCAACAATCTGGTATTGACTATCGACCAGACCATCCAGTATTTTGTGGAGAGAGAACTTGATAAAATTATGGACGTCCACCATCCCAAACTGGCGGTAATAATTGTTATGAACCCCAAGACGGGGGAAATTCTCGCTATGGGCAACCGGCCTACCTTTAACCCAGGAGAATGGATGAAGTACCCCCAATCGATCTGGGACCATAACCCCAGCATCTGGTACAATTATGAGCCCGGTTCAACCTTCAAGATTATTACCGCCGCCGCCGCCCTGGAGGAAGGCGCCGTCAGGCCTGGCGACACCTTTTACGATCCCGGCTATATTAAAGTTGCCGACCGCTTTATCAGGTGCTGGTATGATGGCGGCCACGGCTCCCAGACCTTTGCGGAGGTTGCCCAGAACTCCTGCAACCCGGGCTTTATCATGGTGGGCCTGCGGCTTGGCAAAGAGAAGTTTTACAAGTACATCAACGCCTTCGGGTTCGGCCAGAGGACGAACATCAGCCTGCCCGGCGAAGAGGTGGGCATTCAAATACCGCAGGAAGAGGCTACCGAATTAAATATTGCCACCATGTCAATTGGCCAGTCCATTGCCGTGACTCCAATTCAGCTTATTACTGCCGCTTCGGCGGTGGCCAACGGCGGGGTTTTGCTAAAGCCTTCCCTGGTTAAGGCAATTACCGATGCGGAGGGAAAGGTGCTCAAGGAGTTCAAGCCAGAGCCGGTACGCCAGGTGCTTTCGAAAAATACTGCCCGGACCCTAATGGAACTGCTTACCGATGTGGTGCTGAAGGGCACCGGGCGAAATGCGTTTGTAGACGGGTATGGGGCGGCGGGCAAGACCGGCACGGCCCAGGTTGTTGATGCCGGCGGCTATGCCGAAGGCAAATATGTGGCTTCGTTTGTGGGCTTTGCCCCGGCGGACGACCCGCAGGTGGCCGCCCTGGTAATGGTAGCCGAGCCGAGCGGCCCCGTCTATTTTGGCAGCCAGGTAGCGGCCCCGGCTTTCAAAGCTATCGTCCAGGATACCCTGCGTTACCTGAAGGTACCGGAGAGGCCCGGCCTGGAGAAACCGGCGTCTCCCTTTGTAATAGAGGAGCCGAAGGCCAGGCTGATCGTGCCCAATGTGGCCGGCTACCCGGCAGAGGAGGGCATAAACGTACTTAAAAAAGCCGGCCTGGCCGTTCAAACCAGGGGACAGGGGAGCATTATATGCGGCCAGGTGCCTAAAGGCGGGGTGGAGGTTTTAAGCGGCACTACAGTTATCCTGGATCTGGAATCCCCTTCTGCGGAGTCCGGCGAGGTTACCGTGCCCGACCTGAAAAATTTAACTATTAAAGAAGCGGGGAGCATTTTGGAAAAGCTTGGGCTTGGCCTGAATCCCGTAGGGACCGGCCTGGCGGTAAGCCAGCAGGCGGCTCCGGGTTCCAAAGTGCCCAAAGGAACCGTTATAACCGTTGAGTTTCAGCCCCCGGCCGAGCAAACTCTCCGTGATTAG
- a CDS encoding hypothetical membrane protein translates to MIVAQEKTGCRGRFVRKSLPAKRRRNYSPSGRAGLALSGLILAGFLAGLVVTYYYSQVLALGYKINRLEKELALLRVENHDLDEEIRRLASLERVEYLAVNKLGMVKPDSSNILVVAVAGKALPVSGPELKTGTNNGSLPGKDKNHLIRAFSELVNRLENRLKPGQNAEARSGEGTDAYHQYPDPQKNNRAVSNYHTGACWPDFPPGLAATG, encoded by the coding sequence TTGATAGTGGCTCAAGAGAAGACAGGCTGCCGGGGGAGGTTTGTCAGGAAATCCCTGCCGGCAAAAAGGCGGAGGAATTATTCACCATCCGGAAGGGCGGGACTGGCCTTGTCCGGCCTGATTCTGGCCGGTTTTCTTGCAGGCCTGGTAGTCACTTACTATTATTCGCAGGTACTTGCTCTGGGTTACAAGATTAACCGCCTGGAGAAAGAGCTCGCCCTCCTCAGGGTGGAAAACCACGATCTGGATGAAGAAATTCGCAGGCTGGCTTCGCTGGAGCGGGTGGAGTACCTGGCCGTTAATAAGCTCGGGATGGTTAAGCCGGACAGCAGCAACATCCTGGTGGTTGCCGTTGCCGGCAAGGCCTTGCCGGTTTCCGGACCGGAATTAAAAACCGGAACAAACAACGGTTCATTACCGGGAAAGGATAAGAACCACCTGATCAGGGCTTTCAGCGAACTGGTCAACCGGCTGGAAAACAGGCTAAAGCCTGGGCAAAATGCTGAAGCCAGATCCGGGGAGGGAACGGATGCATACCACCAATATCCTGATCCGCAAAAGAATAACAGGGCTGTTTCTAATTACCACACTGGCGCTTGTTGGCCTGATTTTCCGCCTGGCCTGGCTGCAACTGGTTGA
- a CDS encoding predicted S-adenosylmethionine-dependent methyltransferase (involved in cell envelope biogenesis), which yields MEFIHRPVMLDEVLEGLNLKPGGVYVDCTVGGAGHGEAILKRTGAEGRLIGIDRDPEALAAAERRLVPYGKRVDLVRANFEDIGKVLERLGQTGVDGILFDLGVSSYQLDNPARGFSYKRDSLLDMRMDPERGPSARELVNTLTAEELARIIKDYGEERWAFRIAAFIVEERKRSPIETTGRLAEIIKKAIPAGARREGPHPARRTFQALRIAVNRELEVLGGALRSAVRVLRPGGRICVITYHSLEDRIVKETFRRLASPCTCPKEFPACVCGGKKEIKIVTARPVVPSAGEVEENPRARSAKLRIAEKL from the coding sequence ATGGAGTTTATTCACCGGCCGGTAATGCTTGATGAAGTATTGGAAGGGCTTAACCTGAAGCCGGGCGGCGTTTATGTGGATTGTACCGTTGGCGGTGCCGGTCACGGCGAAGCCATACTGAAAAGAACCGGGGCGGAGGGGCGTTTGATCGGTATAGACCGGGACCCGGAAGCCTTGGCTGCTGCAGAAAGAAGGCTGGTTCCGTACGGGAAAAGGGTGGATTTGGTACGGGCTAATTTTGAAGATATCGGAAAAGTACTGGAAAGGCTCGGCCAAACAGGAGTTGACGGAATATTGTTTGACCTGGGGGTTTCCTCGTACCAACTGGATAACCCGGCCAGAGGTTTCAGCTACAAGCGCGACTCACTGCTGGATATGAGAATGGATCCGGAGCGCGGCCCGTCTGCCAGGGAACTTGTAAACACCCTTACGGCGGAAGAACTGGCGAGGATAATCAAAGACTACGGGGAGGAGCGCTGGGCCTTCAGGATTGCGGCCTTTATCGTGGAGGAAAGAAAGCGCAGCCCTATTGAAACCACCGGCCGGCTGGCGGAAATAATAAAGAAGGCAATTCCTGCCGGGGCCAGGCGGGAGGGGCCGCATCCCGCCAGAAGGACCTTTCAGGCCCTGCGCATAGCCGTTAACAGGGAACTCGAAGTTCTGGGCGGTGCCCTCCGTTCGGCCGTCCGGGTGCTGCGGCCGGGCGGGAGGATCTGCGTAATAACTTATCACTCTCTGGAGGACAGGATAGTTAAAGAAACATTTCGCCGCCTGGCCTCGCCGTGTACCTGCCCGAAAGAATTTCCCGCCTGCGTTTGCGGCGGGAAAAAGGAAATTAAGATCGTTACGGCCAGGCCTGTGGTCCCATCCGCCGGGGAAGTGGAGGAGAACCCGCGGGCCAGAAGCGCCAAGCTGAGGATAGCGGAAAAGCTCTAA
- a CDS encoding hypothetical membrane protein yields MEPAGIGLALFSFVLFAITLGLSIRPAGRTFCSHNKACEQKVIVVKLPDVFNIPEEYALDLKISLLKSKKAQDGGEKESKTGQPGKKFYRRLDEYL; encoded by the coding sequence ATGGAACCGGCGGGTATCGGCCTCGCTCTTTTTTCATTTGTGTTATTTGCAATAACATTGGGTTTGTCAATCAGGCCGGCCGGCCGGACGTTTTGTTCTCATAACAAAGCCTGCGAGCAAAAGGTTATCGTGGTAAAGCTGCCTGATGTATTCAATATTCCGGAAGAGTATGCGCTGGACCTGAAAATTTCTCTCTTAAAAAGCAAAAAGGCACAAGACGGGGGAGAGAAGGAAAGCAAAACGGGGCAACCGGGGAAAAAATTTTACCGAAGGCTGGACGAATATTTATAG
- the HIS2 gene encoding histidinol phosphatase and related hydrolases of the PHP family, with protein MLPVDNHLHTFLCGHATGKIEDYLQEAVRKGIQEVGFADHLPLYFLPPGEVIPGYAMKEEELPAYVSMVRKHASRSPVMVKLGIEADYVPGCEEKLARLLRTYPFDYVIGSVHFLDGWGFDNIDEVEEYSRREIDLVYEQYFHLVQQAALSGLFDVMAHPDLIKKFNFRPTRDITPLYEDTAKAFKRAGVCVEVNTAGLRYPAGEVYPSLNLLKIFFKHGLPVTMGSDAHRPEQVGAGLAEALRLIKEAGYTEIAVFSARRREFIKIC; from the coding sequence ATGCTGCCGGTTGATAATCACCTGCACACGTTTTTGTGCGGGCATGCTACCGGAAAAATTGAAGACTATTTACAGGAGGCCGTCCGGAAAGGAATACAGGAGGTCGGTTTTGCCGACCACCTGCCCCTTTACTTCCTGCCCCCCGGTGAAGTCATTCCCGGCTATGCTATGAAGGAGGAGGAACTTCCCGCTTACGTTAGCATGGTCAGGAAGCATGCCAGCCGCTCGCCTGTCATGGTAAAACTCGGCATTGAGGCTGACTACGTTCCGGGGTGCGAGGAAAAGCTGGCCCGCCTCCTGCGCACCTATCCGTTTGATTACGTGATCGGCTCGGTGCACTTTTTAGACGGGTGGGGTTTTGACAACATTGATGAGGTGGAGGAATACAGCCGGAGGGAAATAGACCTGGTTTACGAGCAGTATTTTCACCTTGTCCAGCAGGCAGCCTTAAGCGGCCTGTTTGACGTGATGGCCCACCCCGATCTGATTAAGAAGTTTAACTTCCGTCCCACCCGCGATATTACACCGCTGTACGAGGATACGGCGAAGGCTTTTAAGAGGGCCGGGGTCTGTGTCGAGGTAAACACGGCGGGATTGAGGTACCCGGCGGGGGAGGTTTATCCTTCATTAAACTTGTTAAAGATATTTTTTAAGCACGGCCTTCCCGTTACCATGGGTTCGGATGCCCACCGTCCGGAGCAGGTAGGTGCCGGCCTGGCGGAGGCGCTCAGGCTCATCAAAGAAGCCGGTTACACGGAAATAGCAGTTTTCAGTGCAAGAAGGAGGGAGTTTATAAAAATTTGTTAG
- a CDS encoding hypothetical membrane protein, which translates to MQAVYGKMKPVKKVVSVSLGSPRRDFEAEIEVPGYRLKVRRAGTGGDTGQAAKLLKSLDGEVDALGLGGVNLYLQAGRRRYVLRDGARLAALVKKTPVVDGSGIKDTVERDLVPFIQQRAGWPRQGQVVLLASALDRFGLAEALEQAGCRLIIGDALFALGLPVPFYSLAVLRSAAYTTLPLLSRLPISFLYPLGERQETFRPRFERFYRQADIIAGDFHFLRRYLPPDLSSKNVITSTLTAEDTQELKKRGVRWLVTTGPSFGGRTLGANVLEAICTALLGGAGGPGLYREVLHRIGWEPRLERLN; encoded by the coding sequence ATGCAGGCAGTGTACGGGAAAATGAAACCAGTTAAAAAAGTGGTTAGTGTCAGCCTTGGTTCCCCCCGCCGCGATTTTGAAGCCGAAATTGAAGTGCCCGGATACAGGCTAAAAGTCAGACGGGCTGGCACCGGGGGTGATACAGGGCAGGCGGCGAAACTTTTAAAAAGCCTCGACGGAGAGGTGGATGCCCTGGGGCTGGGAGGGGTTAACCTGTACCTGCAGGCGGGGCGGCGGCGGTACGTGCTGCGCGATGGCGCCAGGCTGGCGGCGCTAGTGAAGAAGACCCCCGTGGTGGACGGCAGCGGGATTAAGGATACCGTCGAGAGGGACCTGGTCCCCTTTATCCAGCAAAGGGCCGGCTGGCCCCGCCAGGGGCAGGTTGTTTTGCTGGCGTCGGCGCTGGACCGTTTTGGCCTGGCGGAGGCCCTGGAGCAGGCGGGCTGCCGTTTGATCATCGGAGACGCCCTCTTTGCCCTTGGCCTGCCGGTGCCGTTTTATTCCCTGGCTGTTTTGCGGTCCGCTGCTTATACCACCCTGCCTCTTTTGAGCAGGCTGCCGATAAGCTTTCTTTACCCGCTTGGGGAAAGGCAGGAAACCTTCAGGCCGCGCTTTGAGAGATTTTACCGGCAGGCCGACATTATTGCCGGGGATTTTCATTTTTTGCGCCGTTACCTGCCGCCTGACCTGAGTTCCAAAAACGTTATCACCAGTACGTTGACGGCTGAAGACACTCAGGAACTGAAGAAGAGGGGCGTCAGGTGGCTTGTGACCACAGGGCCCTCTTTCGGCGGGCGAACCCTTGGGGCAAATGTGCTGGAGGCCATCTGCACAGCCCTTCTGGGCGGAGCGGGCGGCCCTGGGCTTTACCGGGAGGTGCTGCACCGGATAGGGTGGGAGCCCAGGCTGGAAAGGCTTAACTGA
- the Fur gene encoding Fe2+/Zn2+ uptake regulation proteins, whose translation MKNVISDVEDRLRAGDSKLTARRELVLKVLLENSDKHLSAEEVYNLVKRRAPEMGLATVYRALELFQEFDIIHAIDFGDGRKRYEFGSGKGKIHHHHHLICTKCGGITEVNEDLLEDLENRVSRQHHFTITDHQLKIFGICRQCTGK comes from the coding sequence GTGAAAAACGTTATATCCGACGTGGAAGACAGGCTGAGGGCCGGAGACAGCAAGTTGACGGCCCGCCGGGAACTGGTTTTAAAGGTTCTTTTGGAAAACAGCGATAAACACTTAAGCGCCGAAGAGGTTTATAACCTGGTAAAGCGCAGGGCTCCTGAAATGGGCCTGGCTACGGTTTACAGGGCTCTGGAGCTTTTCCAGGAGTTTGATATCATCCACGCCATAGATTTCGGGGACGGGCGCAAGCGCTATGAGTTCGGCTCGGGCAAGGGAAAAATCCACCACCACCATCACCTTATCTGTACAAAGTGCGGCGGCATTACCGAGGTTAACGAAGATCTCCTGGAAGACCTGGAAAACCGTGTTAGCAGGCAGCATCATTTTACTATAACGGATCACCAGTTGAAAATTTTCGGCATATGCAGGCAGTGTACGGGAAAATGA
- the DacC gene encoding D-alanyl-D-alanine carboxypeptidase, with protein sequence MRTSKGLLIFLILLLLLASASPLQASSGPEIVGEAAVVIDIKNGQVLFEKNPDRRVYPASTTKIMTAVIALENGRLDAAVAVPGEACNIEGSSIGLQEGEKISLEDLLYALMLNSGNDTAVAIACHVGGSVEAFVSMMNKKAAELGAVNTHFNNPNGLPDPGHYSTAYDMALISRYAMQNPEFRKIVSTRVKTIRRSVPDAQVYLENHNRLLWLYEGATGVKTGYTVEAGQCLVSSAARQGRELLAVVMKSEGSNIWSDSTSLMDYCFKEFRPVCLVEAGAFVADVPVKFGEPAAVAVQTGSSFTYNFPADKPLEIKKEVLLEKEFCAPVRAGEKLGEMAFYDGERELGRVDLVAQQEVRRKFLARWWPWLLLSGMLLVLVAIIRRHRNERRRRWLRYTRRRKYYYL encoded by the coding sequence GTGCGAACAAGCAAAGGCCTGCTGATTTTTTTAATATTGCTGTTGCTGCTGGCCAGCGCAAGTCCTCTTCAGGCCTCCTCCGGGCCGGAAATTGTGGGAGAGGCTGCGGTGGTGATCGACATTAAAAACGGCCAGGTGCTTTTTGAGAAGAACCCGGACCGGCGGGTTTACCCGGCCAGCACCACCAAAATAATGACTGCCGTGATAGCTTTGGAAAACGGCAGACTGGATGCCGCGGTGGCCGTTCCGGGCGAAGCCTGCAATATCGAAGGCTCGTCCATCGGCCTGCAGGAAGGAGAAAAGATCTCCCTGGAGGACTTGCTGTACGCCCTGATGCTGAATTCAGGCAATGACACGGCCGTAGCCATTGCCTGTCATGTGGGAGGGTCGGTGGAAGCCTTTGTCTCGATGATGAACAAGAAGGCCGCCGAGCTCGGGGCCGTAAATACTCATTTTAACAACCCGAACGGCCTGCCCGATCCTGGTCACTACAGTACGGCTTACGACATGGCCTTAATTTCGCGCTATGCCATGCAAAATCCGGAATTCAGGAAGATAGTCTCAACCAGGGTGAAAACCATCCGCCGGAGTGTTCCGGACGCGCAGGTCTACCTGGAGAACCATAACAGGCTGTTGTGGCTTTATGAGGGCGCGACCGGTGTTAAGACCGGGTATACGGTTGAGGCCGGCCAGTGCCTGGTTTCCTCTGCCGCCAGGCAGGGCAGGGAATTGCTTGCGGTTGTCATGAAAAGCGAAGGCAGCAACATATGGTCTGATTCGACCTCGCTTATGGATTACTGTTTTAAGGAGTTCCGTCCGGTTTGCCTGGTTGAGGCAGGCGCCTTTGTGGCTGATGTTCCCGTGAAATTCGGCGAACCGGCGGCGGTGGCGGTTCAAACCGGTAGTTCGTTCACATACAATTTTCCTGCAGATAAACCGCTAGAAATCAAAAAAGAAGTTTTGCTGGAAAAGGAATTCTGCGCGCCGGTCAGGGCCGGTGAAAAACTGGGAGAAATGGCCTTTTATGACGGGGAGCGGGAACTGGGCAGGGTTGACCTGGTGGCCCAGCAGGAGGTCAGGCGTAAATTTCTCGCCCGGTGGTGGCCATGGCTTTTACTGTCCGGCATGCTGCTTGTACTTGTGGCCATCATCCGCCGTCACCGCAATGAAAGGCGCAGGCGGTGGCTGAGGTACACCAGGAGAAGAAAATATTATTACCTGTAG